The genomic window ATTTAAAATCCATTCCAATTTCAGCAATATCAAAAAATTCACTCTCCGTATTGACCGGGTCCCGGGAAGAACCTACACTTCCTCTACCGCTGATTTCTAACAATTCTGCCCCCTTAAATACATTTCGGATCAACAAGGAACCCCCGAATCCCAGTCCGAACACTTGAATGGTAGACCTGGAAACATCAAATTCGAAATTTGCACTGTATTTTTTACGTGGAGTTAATAAAATAGTAGCAATCAGGTCTTCACCTTTAGGATCATCCAGATCGGGCTCGTACTTAATGTTAGGGTATTTAAAAATCCGTAGATTGCTTATTTGATTATAAGTAAGTGTTCTGTCCTGATCCCTGAAAATTTCTCCTGGAGTGATTAATATGGAGTTAGTAAGCGCTTTACGGGTAAATTTACGTTTCCCATAACTGAACATGCTGTATTTTCGGTAATTCGTAGTATCCTGCGGAATTTTATCGCGATTGGCATAGTTATAATCTGAGAAAATATGCACTTTACTGATTTTATGAACGGTAAAAGGATGTACATAGGTAGCGTCATCTTCAGTAACACTTTGATTATTAATTGAGAGGTTTAAATTGATCCTATGATCCGTATTAATTGTATCCGCATCATAAGTAATAAACTCTTTTTCAAAATGATAAAGTCCGGAATTTCGAAATAAGGTAGTCAAACGTTCGCGTTCAGCTTCTACATCAGCTGTTTTATACTGTGCCCCGGTTTTTAATAGGGATTCATCCAGATGCAGTTGGTAAATAGAATCAGCCACTTTAGAAGTAATACGAGTCTTTACGGCAGCTAAGGTATAAGGTTGGCGCGGTTGAATATAATAGTCAACAGTAGCTCTTTTATTATCAGAATAATCAATCTTATAACCAGTACTTACGTTAAACCATCCATTGTTCCAGTAATACGCCTGTAATCGTTTTTCTGATTTTATCGTTTTTGCACTATCAATGACTACAGGAGCCTGACCAGTTTCTTCCAGCCATTGATTAAAACCGGCATATCCCACACCTAGTCGCTTCACCTGTTTTTCTGATAATAACTTAGTTATGTTTTTTTTTAATTTGGGATGTGTTGATAACCACAGCGCATAAGCAGAATCAGGGTTTTTATTGGCAAGATTATAGATATGTAAACGTAAAGGACTGCCTAATAATTTGACATTGGGCTGTTGTGATAGCAGACTTTTTATTTTACTATCTTTGATTTTAACACTATCAACATAAATGGTATTTTCTTCAAGAAGATGGTCAGACCCGGCAACTTTTTTAACCGCATTACACGACTGTAAAAAAAGTAAAATGCTTAAAAAGCACCCTATTTGGAGAATAAAATATTTCAATCCGAACACATTATAGTTCAAAAATACATTATTTGAATGGTTAGTAAAAACCAAAAGAAACTTATCAAAAGTCTTGCTTTCAAAAAATATAGAAAACAACATGGTTTATTTATAGCGGAAGGGGTTAAGTTAATAAACGAGCTATTACAACAAGAGTTACAGGTACAAGCCATATACACTATAAACCCCGCACTATTTAGCCAGGTTACAGCAACCGTAGTAACGGTTACCGAACAGGAATTGCAGTCACTTAGCTTTTTAAAAAAATCCCAACAGGCTTTGGCTTTATTTTATGCCCCGGAGTATAACTTACAAAAGCAACCGGAAGTATTATTAACCCTGGATGATGTACAAGATCCGGGAAATTTAGGTACGCTTATTCGTTTATGTGATTGGTTTGGTATTAAAGACGTAGTTTGTTCTTTACACACCGTAGATGCCTATAATCCAAAAGTTGTACAGGCAACGATGGGTTCAATTGGTAGGGTTCGGGTTTTTTACAAGGAATTATCCGGGTTTTTTCAAACCTTATCAGAAGATACTGAAGTATACGGAACTTTTATGGAAGGTACCTCTATCTATAAAACCCGGTTTCAAAAACCTTCCGTATTCATATTAGGTAATGAAGGCAAAGGTATTTCTGATACGGTTAGCAAATGGGTCACACAACGAATTACTATACCCAAATATGATCGCAACAACCAGGTAGAAAGCCTAAATGTAGCAACTGCCGGAGCCATCTTACTAAATGAATTCCGACGGCAGTAATTTTAATTTTACTGAAAGGTAAAATTAATAAAAACTCCCTGTGTTCTCAATTTATCTATACCGGAAGTATAAGGACTAAACTCGTCATCATCCCTAACTAATTCATCAGAAGATGCAAAAATACCCCGAATGGAAGGAGTAAATTTAAAGTAATGCAGGTAAAAATCAATACCAAACCCTAATTCGAAGTAACTGGTGTTAGTAGTCATTCTGAACTGACCGTCCTGGTTATCGTCCGGATTGTCTTCATTACTGGAAAGATTGATCGAAGTGGATAATCCTCCTACAATAAAGGGTTTAAAGTTATTTAAACGTTTAGTGGATACTTTTAATAATAAAGGGATATGAATATAGGTAGAGCGTACCTCCCGCATCCTGAATTCTTCCCCAATATCCGGATCTGTAAATTCTAAGTTTCTTTGTGAAAAAGTAACTAGGGGTTCCAGGCGTAAATCGAGATAATCGTTGATTCTTAAATTTCCTAGTAGCCCAACATTAAATCCGGTGATTACATCATTTTGTACAATAATGTCATCATCAAATTCGTCTGCGGTATAATCAAAATTAAAGTTATAACTGTTAAACCCTAGGATATATCCGTAACTCAATCGTTTCTTATCAAAATTTTGAAGGTTCCGAACCCGTTCTTTTGAAAATAATTGCGCATTTACCACTTGCGAAGCGAAAGCAATCAGGATGATTAGTACTACTTTTTTCATTTGCATGTATTCTACGTACAGAATTTTAAGGTAAAACAACTTATTTTATAGCTTCATATATAGTAGCTACCCCTAGAGTTTGTGGCATGTCTTTACTACTAGTAAACCCAACTTTTAATAAAATATTGTTGAAAGCCTGTCCAAAAGGGAACACAGCAGCACTTTCACTTAAATATTCATAGGCGGTTCTATCTTTAGAAAATATTCTGCCTATCAGCGGAAGTATCTTTGAGGTATATAATCGATATCCTTGTTTAAATGGGGTTTTAGTAGGAACCGAAGTCTCTAGCACCAGTAAAGAACCGCCCGGTTTTAAAACCCGGTGTATTTCAGAAAGCCCTTTTTCCAGATCTTCAAAATTTCGAACGCCAAAAGCGACCGTTACCACGTCAAAATAAGCGTCCTCATACACTAAGTTTTCACTATCTCCTACCACCATAGTAATTTGCTTGTTCAGTCCTTTTTGCATCACTTTATTTTTCCCAACCTCAAGCATGTTTGGTGAAATATCAAGGCCTACGATCTCAGGGGCACCGGTTTCTTGCAGAGCAATGGCCAGGTCTCCCGTTCCGGTTGCAACATCCAGAATTTTTTGGGGATTTTTACGTTTCGCCAGTGCCACTACTTTTTTTCTCCAGGAGATATCAATACCAAAAGAAATAACGCGGTTTAAATTGTCGTATTCCCCAGATATGGTATCAAACATTTTTGTTACCTGGGCTTTTTTTGAACTGTTTTTGTCGTTGTACGGAGTAACCTGTTTGGCCATAGCTAAAATTTAAGCAAATATAAGCTATTGAAAATGACCAAAAGATTGCATTTCTATTAATAACTACCGTATTCCATAAAACAAAGCATGACTTTTTAACTATTTACAGAATGAGTTATGGAAACTATACTTAGGGTACTATATTATTTTATTTACAGTGCAAATTACATTATCTTTGCAACTCCTAAATAATTGTCATATAAATTCTCACAAAATAATTGATACCCGTGAAATCGTTAACTGTATATGATCAATAACTCAATTTATAAATGAAAATAATTATTGCCGGTGCTGGTGAAGTCGGATTTCACCTGGCAAAATTGCTATCATTCGAATCACAAGATATTACTCTTATTGACCCGAATAAAGAATGTTTACATTACGCTGATAGTCATCTGGATATTAGAGTAATTAAAGGTGATGCCACTTCAATTTCTATTTTAAAAGAGGCCAGGGTTCAAAATACGGATATGGTTATTGGGGTAACGGCCAGTGAAACTACTAATATCACCGTATGTGTGCTGGCAAAACAATTGGGAGCTAAGCGGACGATCGCCCGTATTTCTAATTCCGAATTTATAGAAAATAAAGAAGAAGTAGGGTTTACTCGTTTTGGAATTGATGAATTGATTTCGCCGGAAGCACTGGCAGCTAATGAAATTGAACTCTTACTAAATCAATCTGCCTTTAGTGATACTTACGAATTTGAAGATGGTGCTTTAACCATGGTAGGTACCACCTTATCCGAAGATGCACATTTTATTGGTAAAACAGTTCGGGAAGCTGCAGAAGTATTTCCAGAGTTACATTTTATGCCTATTGCCATACAACGGGCAGGAACTCAGTATACCATTATTCCCAGAGGAGATACTACTTTTAAAGAAAATGACCAGGTATACTTTACCACTTCAAAAGGAGGGGTAGAAGAGTTGTACGGTCTGATCGGTAAAGAAAAAGAACAGATTAAGAAAGTAATGATCCTGGGCGGAAGTAAGATAGGATATCGGACTACCTGTGATCTTTGCGACCATAAATTCAGGGT from Aquimarina sp. ERC-38 includes these protein-coding regions:
- a CDS encoding BamA/TamA family outer membrane protein, with the protein product MKYFILQIGCFLSILLFLQSCNAVKKVAGSDHLLEENTIYVDSVKIKDSKIKSLLSQQPNVKLLGSPLRLHIYNLANKNPDSAYALWLSTHPKLKKNITKLLSEKQVKRLGVGYAGFNQWLEETGQAPVVIDSAKTIKSEKRLQAYYWNNGWFNVSTGYKIDYSDNKRATVDYYIQPRQPYTLAAVKTRITSKVADSIYQLHLDESLLKTGAQYKTADVEAERERLTTLFRNSGLYHFEKEFITYDADTINTDHRINLNLSINNQSVTEDDATYVHPFTVHKISKVHIFSDYNYANRDKIPQDTTNYRKYSMFSYGKRKFTRKALTNSILITPGEIFRDQDRTLTYNQISNLRIFKYPNIKYEPDLDDPKGEDLIATILLTPRKKYSANFEFDVSRSTIQVFGLGFGGSLLIRNVFKGAELLEISGRGSVGSSRDPVNTESEFFDIAEIGMDFKLTFPKIIFPFDLKRFIPKYMSPTTNLIFGINAQQNIGLDKQNASGIFNYTWRPNKTLTHQVDVINVQYVRNLNTNNFFNIYRNSFQRLNTIAVAVLNPGSAFFNENNENTENTLSIPVGADSFLAQSLNPETVDEDITPDQLQEIRNINERKERLTEDNLIFTTSYTFIKNTRENLFDETFYRFRTKLAAAGNLLNTIADFAKLERNENDRFSIFGVEFSQYAKLELDYIKHWDLGRKRIFAIRTFGGLAVPYGNANSIPFARSFFAGGPNDNRAWLPYELGPGSSGGQDEFNEANLKLAFNIEYRYPILGALQGALFADIGNIWNYQDNITDEASRFEGIRDLRELAVGSGFGLRYDFDFFVVRLDLGFKTFNPANNADQRWFRGYNFSKTVFNVGINYPF
- a CDS encoding RNA methyltransferase yields the protein MVSKNQKKLIKSLAFKKYRKQHGLFIAEGVKLINELLQQELQVQAIYTINPALFSQVTATVVTVTEQELQSLSFLKKSQQALALFYAPEYNLQKQPEVLLTLDDVQDPGNLGTLIRLCDWFGIKDVVCSLHTVDAYNPKVVQATMGSIGRVRVFYKELSGFFQTLSEDTEVYGTFMEGTSIYKTRFQKPSVFILGNEGKGISDTVSKWVTQRITIPKYDRNNQVESLNVATAGAILLNEFRRQ
- a CDS encoding porin family protein, whose product is MKKVVLIILIAFASQVVNAQLFSKERVRNLQNFDKKRLSYGYILGFNSYNFNFDYTADEFDDDIIVQNDVITGFNVGLLGNLRINDYLDLRLEPLVTFSQRNLEFTDPDIGEEFRMREVRSTYIHIPLLLKVSTKRLNNFKPFIVGGLSTSINLSSNEDNPDDNQDGQFRMTTNTSYFELGFGIDFYLHYFKFTPSIRGIFASSDELVRDDDEFSPYTSGIDKLRTQGVFINFTFQ
- the ubiE gene encoding bifunctional demethylmenaquinone methyltransferase/2-methoxy-6-polyprenyl-1,4-benzoquinol methylase UbiE, whose amino-acid sequence is MAKQVTPYNDKNSSKKAQVTKMFDTISGEYDNLNRVISFGIDISWRKKVVALAKRKNPQKILDVATGTGDLAIALQETGAPEIVGLDISPNMLEVGKNKVMQKGLNKQITMVVGDSENLVYEDAYFDVVTVAFGVRNFEDLEKGLSEIHRVLKPGGSLLVLETSVPTKTPFKQGYRLYTSKILPLIGRIFSKDRTAYEYLSESAAVFPFGQAFNNILLKVGFTSSKDMPQTLGVATIYEAIK
- the trkA gene encoding Trk system potassium transporter TrkA gives rise to the protein MKIIIAGAGEVGFHLAKLLSFESQDITLIDPNKECLHYADSHLDIRVIKGDATSISILKEARVQNTDMVIGVTASETTNITVCVLAKQLGAKRTIARISNSEFIENKEEVGFTRFGIDELISPEALAANEIELLLNQSAFSDTYEFEDGALTMVGTTLSEDAHFIGKTVREAAEVFPELHFMPIAIQRAGTQYTIIPRGDTTFKENDQVYFTTSKGGVEELYGLIGKEKEQIKKVMILGGSKIGYRTTCDLCDHKFRVKLIESDKDKAFDLADELPSALVINGDGRNVELLEEENISDMDAFIAVTGNSETNIMSCLVAKSKGVHKTIALVENMDYFQLSHSIGIDTLINKKLLAANNIFRFVRKGEVVAMTKLNNMNAELLEFIVQPSCEVASTAIRELDFPRSAIIAGVIRNGKGMIPLGDFFIQPGDRVVVCCLPKAIKKIEKLFL